A single region of the Syngnathus acus chromosome 6, fSynAcu1.2, whole genome shotgun sequence genome encodes:
- the chka gene encoding choline kinase alpha isoform X2 — protein MKTTFINGVSSSPSMSLGLLVTENALQVQPDAQDDCKELVRPETPDQDTRLNAYLWCKEFLNGAWKTLAEDDFEISIIRGGLSNKLFLCSLPDSVDTIGDEPRSILLRLYGAILQGAEAMVLESVMFAILAERELGPKLYGIFPQGRLEQYMPSRKLETCELSDPSISAEVAEKMAKFHGMRMPFNKEPKWLFGTMDKYLSQVMRLNFTRESHLRRFNRLLGYNLLQEMDLLKSLLESTHSPVVFCHNDCQEGNILLLKGHHQSDKQKLMLIDFEYSSYNYRGFDIGNHFCEWMYDYNCDEFPFFKVNAQAYPSKAQQLHFIENYLRAFDQGFDNLSQEDQMKMKEDVYMEVNRFSLASHFFWGLWSIIQARLSTIKFGYLEYAQERFDAYFQQKKMWAV, from the exons ATGAAGACTACATTTATCAATGGGGTTTCCTCTTCCCCCTCCATGTCGCTGGGTTTGCTGGTAACAGAGAATGCCTTGCAGGTTCAGCCCGATGCTCAGGACGACTGCAAGGAGCTGGTCCGCCCCGAGACTCCAGACCAGGACACACGGTTAAATGCTTACCTCTGGTGCAAAGAATTTCTCAATGGGGCCTGGAAAACACTTGCAGAGGACGACTTTGAGATCTCCATTATAAG GGGTGGACTGAGTAACAAGCTCTTCCTGTGCAGCCTCCCAGACAGTGTGGACACTATTGGAGATGAGCCAAGGAGCATCCTGCTGCGCCTTTATGGGGCCATCCTGCAG GGTGCAGAGGCCATGGTCCTGGAGAGTGTGATGTTTGCAATCCTGGCAGAGAGGGAATTGGGACCTAAACTCTACGGTATTTTCCCGCAGGGACGACTGGAGCAATATATGCCT AGCCGTAAGCTGGAAACATGCGAGCTGAGTGACCCAAGCATTTCGGCTGAGGTTGCAGAGAAAATGGCCAAGTTTCATGGAATGAGAATGCCTTTCAACAAGGAGCCCAAATGGTTGTTTGGAACCATGGACAA GTATTTAAGCCAAGTCATGAGGCTCAACTTTACTCGAGAATCTCACTTGCGCCGCTTCAACCGCTTGCTTGGCTACAACCTACTACAGGAGATGGATTTGCTCAA ATCTTTGCTGGAGTCCACTCACTCCCCAGTGGTGTTTTGCCACAATGATTGTCAAGAAG gaaACATCTTGTTACTTAAAGGCCACCATCAGTCGGACAAGCAGAAGCTGATGCTCATTGACTTTGAGTACAGCAGCTATAATTACAG GGGCTTTGATATTGGTAACCATTTCTGCGAATGGATGTACGACTACAACTGTGACGAGTTTCCTTTCTTCAAAGTGAACGCTCAGGCTTATCCTTCCAAAGCTCAGCAG CTCCATTTCATTGAAAATTACCTACGTGCGTTTGACCAAGGATTTGACAACTTAAGTCAAGAGgaccaaatgaaaatgaaggagGACGTTTACATGGAGGTTAACAG GTTCTCCCTTGCATCTCACTTCTTTTGGGGTTTGTGGTCTATCATCCAGGCCCGTCTATCCACCATCAAGTTTGGATATTTG GAGTATGCCCAGGAGAGATTTGACGCCTACTTCCAGCAGAAGAAAATGTGGGCTGTCTAA
- the chka gene encoding choline kinase alpha isoform X1 produces the protein MKTTFINGVSSSPSMSLGLLVTENALQVQPDAQDDCKELVRPETPDQDTRLNAYLWCKEFLNGAWKTLAEDDFEISIIRGGLSNKLFLCSLPDSVDTIGDEPRSILLRLYGAILQMSCNKGESQQSNKENHFQGAEAMVLESVMFAILAERELGPKLYGIFPQGRLEQYMPSRKLETCELSDPSISAEVAEKMAKFHGMRMPFNKEPKWLFGTMDKYLSQVMRLNFTRESHLRRFNRLLGYNLLQEMDLLKSLLESTHSPVVFCHNDCQEGNILLLKGHHQSDKQKLMLIDFEYSSYNYRGFDIGNHFCEWMYDYNCDEFPFFKVNAQAYPSKAQQLHFIENYLRAFDQGFDNLSQEDQMKMKEDVYMEVNRFSLASHFFWGLWSIIQARLSTIKFGYLEYAQERFDAYFQQKKMWAV, from the exons ATGAAGACTACATTTATCAATGGGGTTTCCTCTTCCCCCTCCATGTCGCTGGGTTTGCTGGTAACAGAGAATGCCTTGCAGGTTCAGCCCGATGCTCAGGACGACTGCAAGGAGCTGGTCCGCCCCGAGACTCCAGACCAGGACACACGGTTAAATGCTTACCTCTGGTGCAAAGAATTTCTCAATGGGGCCTGGAAAACACTTGCAGAGGACGACTTTGAGATCTCCATTATAAG GGGTGGACTGAGTAACAAGCTCTTCCTGTGCAGCCTCCCAGACAGTGTGGACACTATTGGAGATGAGCCAAGGAGCATCCTGCTGCGCCTTTATGGGGCCATCCTGCAG ATGTCCTGTAATAAAGGGGAATCCCAACAGTCAAACAAAGAGAATCACTTTCAA GGTGCAGAGGCCATGGTCCTGGAGAGTGTGATGTTTGCAATCCTGGCAGAGAGGGAATTGGGACCTAAACTCTACGGTATTTTCCCGCAGGGACGACTGGAGCAATATATGCCT AGCCGTAAGCTGGAAACATGCGAGCTGAGTGACCCAAGCATTTCGGCTGAGGTTGCAGAGAAAATGGCCAAGTTTCATGGAATGAGAATGCCTTTCAACAAGGAGCCCAAATGGTTGTTTGGAACCATGGACAA GTATTTAAGCCAAGTCATGAGGCTCAACTTTACTCGAGAATCTCACTTGCGCCGCTTCAACCGCTTGCTTGGCTACAACCTACTACAGGAGATGGATTTGCTCAA ATCTTTGCTGGAGTCCACTCACTCCCCAGTGGTGTTTTGCCACAATGATTGTCAAGAAG gaaACATCTTGTTACTTAAAGGCCACCATCAGTCGGACAAGCAGAAGCTGATGCTCATTGACTTTGAGTACAGCAGCTATAATTACAG GGGCTTTGATATTGGTAACCATTTCTGCGAATGGATGTACGACTACAACTGTGACGAGTTTCCTTTCTTCAAAGTGAACGCTCAGGCTTATCCTTCCAAAGCTCAGCAG CTCCATTTCATTGAAAATTACCTACGTGCGTTTGACCAAGGATTTGACAACTTAAGTCAAGAGgaccaaatgaaaatgaaggagGACGTTTACATGGAGGTTAACAG GTTCTCCCTTGCATCTCACTTCTTTTGGGGTTTGTGGTCTATCATCCAGGCCCGTCTATCCACCATCAAGTTTGGATATTTG GAGTATGCCCAGGAGAGATTTGACGCCTACTTCCAGCAGAAGAAAATGTGGGCTGTCTAA
- the chka gene encoding choline kinase alpha isoform X3, which yields MSCNKGESQQSNKENHFQGAEAMVLESVMFAILAERELGPKLYGIFPQGRLEQYMPSRKLETCELSDPSISAEVAEKMAKFHGMRMPFNKEPKWLFGTMDKYLSQVMRLNFTRESHLRRFNRLLGYNLLQEMDLLKSLLESTHSPVVFCHNDCQEGNILLLKGHHQSDKQKLMLIDFEYSSYNYRGFDIGNHFCEWMYDYNCDEFPFFKVNAQAYPSKAQQLHFIENYLRAFDQGFDNLSQEDQMKMKEDVYMEVNRFSLASHFFWGLWSIIQARLSTIKFGYLEYAQERFDAYFQQKKMWAV from the exons ATGTCCTGTAATAAAGGGGAATCCCAACAGTCAAACAAAGAGAATCACTTTCAA GGTGCAGAGGCCATGGTCCTGGAGAGTGTGATGTTTGCAATCCTGGCAGAGAGGGAATTGGGACCTAAACTCTACGGTATTTTCCCGCAGGGACGACTGGAGCAATATATGCCT AGCCGTAAGCTGGAAACATGCGAGCTGAGTGACCCAAGCATTTCGGCTGAGGTTGCAGAGAAAATGGCCAAGTTTCATGGAATGAGAATGCCTTTCAACAAGGAGCCCAAATGGTTGTTTGGAACCATGGACAA GTATTTAAGCCAAGTCATGAGGCTCAACTTTACTCGAGAATCTCACTTGCGCCGCTTCAACCGCTTGCTTGGCTACAACCTACTACAGGAGATGGATTTGCTCAA ATCTTTGCTGGAGTCCACTCACTCCCCAGTGGTGTTTTGCCACAATGATTGTCAAGAAG gaaACATCTTGTTACTTAAAGGCCACCATCAGTCGGACAAGCAGAAGCTGATGCTCATTGACTTTGAGTACAGCAGCTATAATTACAG GGGCTTTGATATTGGTAACCATTTCTGCGAATGGATGTACGACTACAACTGTGACGAGTTTCCTTTCTTCAAAGTGAACGCTCAGGCTTATCCTTCCAAAGCTCAGCAG CTCCATTTCATTGAAAATTACCTACGTGCGTTTGACCAAGGATTTGACAACTTAAGTCAAGAGgaccaaatgaaaatgaaggagGACGTTTACATGGAGGTTAACAG GTTCTCCCTTGCATCTCACTTCTTTTGGGGTTTGTGGTCTATCATCCAGGCCCGTCTATCCACCATCAAGTTTGGATATTTG GAGTATGCCCAGGAGAGATTTGACGCCTACTTCCAGCAGAAGAAAATGTGGGCTGTCTAA
- the LOC119124496 gene encoding cholesteryl ester transfer protein, with protein sequence MTRGISPPLLVLLLSSAYGLSHGCLQDTASAHRFTGAVCRLTYPAAVVLNEKTTKVIEAAFQHARYPGVKGEKTLPLMGNLSYGLENMEIHNLTIGQSSFELLPGEGIAMKISNVSAVFIGTLRYGYDNWLVKGAQSINFEIESQIDLGINPKLYCGNGKVAADTSSCYLNFDKLRLHLQGERKPNWLKKLFTDFITFTVKLVVKGQICKEINKVANILADFIQERAEKVLSDGDITVDIGVTTAPTITANYIESYHKGFTNYNNSSAVIINSAFKPSQLTENRMLYFWISDQVMNPLLTAGHQDDRFRLNITGAELIELFKTNVSTTMPVFFRKCLVETSHPELRVWSSSAPFVNTSTLFGTSVWAVVSGQLWCESQEILSFKTFITTDVTISYVNKHVVLHSKSSQVDVQHARLYQYPLVNEEQLDLLQEAVMKIGIPKVLSVLETEITRLLDKQGVYLFDIYNPEVLPRDGFVIVQMDFGFPHHLLVDFLSRQSSTIKAPL encoded by the exons ATGACTCGTGGTATTTCTCCACCGTTACTCGTTCTACTCCTGTCATCGGCGTATGGATTATCTCATGGATGCTTGCAGGATACTGCCTCAGCTCACAGATTCACTGGAGCTGTGTGCCGTCTCACATACCCTGCCGCTGTTGTGT TGAATGAGAAAACCACTAAAGTGATAGAGGCAGCATTCCAGCATGCAAGATATCCAGGTGTTAAAGGAGAGAAGACCTTGCCCCTCATGGGAAACCTCTCGTACGGCCTTGAAAA TATGGAGATTCACAACCTGACGATCGGTCAGAGCTCCTTTGAGCTTCTTCCAGGTGAAGGTATCGCCATGAAGATAAGCAACGTATCTGCAGTCTTCATAGGGACCCTGCGTTACGGATATGACAATTGGTT AGTCAAGGGTGCtcaatcaattaattttgaGATTGAGTCACAGATTGACCTCGGAATCAACCCCAAACTTT ACTGTGGTAATGGGAAGGTAGCAGCAGACACATCATCTTGTTACTTGAACTTTGACAAGCTGCGTTTGCACCTGCAGGGAGAGCGAAA ACCAAACTGGCTCAAGAAGCTCTTCACTGACTTCATCACATTCACAGTCAAGCTAGTCGTCAAGGGACAG ATTTGTAAGGAGATCAACAAGGTAGCAAACATATTAGCCGACTTCATCCAGGAGAGGGCAG AGAAGGTCCTCAGTGACGGAGATATCACTGTAGATATTGGTGTGACCACTGCTCCCACCATTACTGCAAATTATATAGAATCATACCACAAG GGGTTCACAAACTACAACAATTCTTCTGCTGTCATTATCAATTCCGCTTTCAAGCCCAGTCAGCTGACTGAAAACAGGATGCTCTACTTTTGGATCTCAG ACCAGGTCATGAACCCCTTGTTAACTGCTGGCCACCAAGATGATCGCTTCCGGCTTAACATCACTGGAGCAGAGTTGATT GAACTTTTCAAGACAAACGTCTCTACAACcatgcctgttttttttagaaag tGTCTTGTAGAAACAAGTCACCCAGAATTACGAGTGTGGAGTTCATCTGCACCCTTCGTAAACACCTCCACCTTATTTGGAACATCTGTCTGGGCTGTGGTCTCTGGTCAACTCTGGTGTGAAAGTCAAGAAATTCTCTCCTTTAAGACA ttCATCACCACTGATGTCACAATTTCTTATGTCAACAAACACGTCGTACTGCACAGCAAATCTTCACA GGTTGATGTACAACATGCTCGTTTATACCAATATCCTCTG GTCAATGAAGAACAACTGGATTTACTACAAGAAGCTGTGATGAAGATAGGCATCCCCAAAGTGTTATCCG TGCTTGAAACGGAAATAACCAGGCTGTTGGACAAACAGGGAGTATACTTGTTTGACATCTACAACCCGGAAGTGCTTCCTCGGGAT GGATTTGTGATTGTACAGATGGACTTTGGTTTTCCTCATCATCTCCTCGTTGACTTCCTCAGCAGGCAGTCTTCAACAATAAAGGCTCCATTATGA
- the si:dkey-12e7.1 gene encoding uncharacterized protein si:dkey-12e7.1, which produces MSPRKRPLAPVNNRRKAGDDYFPFNFLPVECQLHVLSFLNEVDKCSCALVCLSWSCLVRSWKLWRVADYSRRGVFHLGQEGVLVSNREFERWKSWVHLYTHHLISRRASLLTLKASFDLGDRCNKWGELLSHLLDNVHCRDLGQLDLNWTFTLLQPLDLRVHSSSSSHQDSITKMDQVTNFQELLTKLTQSCPRISKMRLHFDWSDLSVSLLTQFQQLKVLELKFFWVFKGVTPSTLQTLTTSLPNLKSLTLHILVPLWNLGISYTLESLSLEFLDVSPSRGLVFSCLKLPALRELRAKKIVRGITLDRRTRLRIQSRWPCLYHVLREGTPRLQALNNERLLPTWRERSYEELSAILEGSCYCVQHLDSWLW; this is translated from the exons ATGTCCCCGCGGAAAAGACCCTTGGCTcctgtaaacaaccgccgcaaAGCGGGGGATGACTACTTCCCTTTCAACTTCCTGCCAGTGGAGTGCCAGCTACACGTGTTGTCTTTCCTGAATGAGGTGGATAAATGTAGCTGTGCTCTGGTTTGCTTGAGCTGGAGTTGCCTTGTTCGTTCATGGAAACTATGGCGGGTTGCTGACTATTCCCGTCGAGGCGTCTTCCACCTGGGGCAAGAGGGGGTGCTCGTGTCCAATCGAGAGTTTGAGAGGTGGAAATCCTGGGTTCACCTCTACACGCACCATCTCATCTCGCGCCGGGCCAGTCTTCTCACACTGAAGGCCAGCTTTGATTTGGGGGATCGCTGTAATAAGTGGGGTGAGCTGCTAAGCCACCTGTTGGATAATGTCCACTGCAGGGACCTTGGTCAGCTAGACCTCAACTGGACGTTCACACTTCTTCAGCCTCTGGATCTCAGGGTGCACTCCAGCTCCAGTTCTCACCAGGACAGCATCACTAAGATGGACCAG gTGACCAATTTCCAGGAGCTGCTGACCAAACTCACTCAGAGCTGTCCCCGTATCAGCAAGATGAGGTTACACTTTGACTGGTCAGATTTGTCAGTGTCTCTCCTCACCCAATTCCAGCAGCTCAAAGTGCTTGAGCTGAAGTTCTTCTGGGTCTTCAAAGGAGTGACTCCATCAACACTGCAGACCCTAACGACATCCCTTCCTAACCTCAAATCACTGACCTTACACATCCTGGTGCCGCTGTGGAATCTTGGTATTTCCTACACTCTCGAGTCGCTTTCTTTGGAGTTCTTGGACGTGTCGCCCAGCAGAGGCCTGGTCTTCTCTTGTCTAAAGCTGCCCGCTCTGCGTGAGCTCAGAGCCAAGAAGATTGTTCGTGGCATTACATTGGACAGGCGCACGAGGCTGAGGATCCAGAGTCGTTGGCCCTGCTTGTACCATGTCCTTCGGGAAGGGACGCCAAGACTGCAGGCCCTCAACAACGAGAGACTTCTTCCGACCTGGAGAGAGAGGAGCTACGAGGAACTGTCGGCCATCCTGGAAGGCTCCTGTTACTGTGTCCAGCATCTTGACAGCTGGCTTTGGTAA